In Bufo gargarizans isolate SCDJY-AF-19 chromosome 5, ASM1485885v1, whole genome shotgun sequence, the following are encoded in one genomic region:
- the LOC122939629 gene encoding E3 ubiquitin-protein ligase RNF182, with protein MTGQLSEDTSESPNLNSDELECKICYNRYNLRQRKPKVLGCCHRVCAKCLYKLVDCVESPQCVIVCPFCRFETRLPEDEVSSLPDDNNILLNLACGGRGKCSGDNATELLLTPKRLSTLVTPSHSSTNCLVITIMEVQRESAPALNATPVVEFYRPSTYDPVSMPQNWTVWNCTSLICQTSVRVFVWLLGLLYFSSLPLGIYLLVSKKVTLGVVFVSLVPSSLVILMVYGFCQCVCHEFLDCMSTS; from the coding sequence ATGACTGGTCAACTAAGTGAAGATACTTCAGAGTCTCCAAACCTAAACTCCGATGAGCTGGAGTGCAAGATATGCTATAACCGTTACAATTTAAGACAAAGGAAACCAAAAGTTTTGGGCTGTTGTCACAGAGTATGTGCCAAATGCCTTTATAAACTTGTGGACTGTGTGGAGTCTCCACAGTGTGTCATAGTGTGCCCATTTTGTAGGTTTGAGACACGTTTGCCTGAGGATGAAGTCAGCAGCCTCCCGGATGACAACAATATTTTACTCAACCTGGCATGCGGTGGGAGGGGAAAGTGCTCTGGAGACAATGCAACAGAGTTGCTGCTAACCCCAAAACGTCTTTCAACGCTGGTTACACCTTCGCACAGTTCTACAAACTGCCTGGTAATCACTATCATGGAAGTTCAGAGAGAAAGTGCTCCAGCCCTCAATGCTACTCCTGTGGTAGAGTTCTACAGGCCTTCCACATACGATCCTGTTTCAATGCCTCAAAACTGGACAGTGTGGAACTGTACATCCTTAATCTGCCAAACCTCTGTGCGTGTCTTTGTTTGGTTACTAGGTCTACTCTACTTTAGTTCCTTGCCTCTAGGGATTTATCTGCTAGTTTCAAAAAAGGTAACTCTTGGAGTCGTTTTTGTCAGCCTTGTCCCTTCCAGTCTTGTTATACTAATGGTATATGGCTTCTGTCAGTGTGTCTGTCACGAATTTTTGGATTGTATGTCCACCTCATAA